From a single Mycolicibacterium mengxianglii genomic region:
- a CDS encoding DUF3329 domain-containing protein, translated as MTTTTDKLLENDTDPTDTDPTDTDPAATDAEPAAEESDTEATEPVRSGSRLRRALQAVGALAVVGIVAAAAFLGWTLWQQNQVSQAADQAQQAAVEYAQVLTSIDAAKVDENFDQVLDGATGDFKDMYSQSSMQLRQLLIDNKASAHGVVVESAVQSATKDRAVVLLFVDQSVSNASVPDPRLDRSRIKMTMQNVDGRWRAAQVELP; from the coding sequence ATGACGACCACCACCGACAAGTTGCTCGAGAACGACACCGACCCGACGGACACCGACCCGACAGACACCGACCCGGCGGCAACAGATGCCGAGCCTGCAGCAGAGGAATCCGACACGGAGGCAACAGAACCCGTCAGGTCCGGCAGCCGCCTTCGGCGCGCACTGCAGGCGGTGGGCGCTCTCGCGGTAGTGGGTATTGTCGCGGCGGCGGCATTCCTGGGCTGGACGTTGTGGCAGCAAAACCAGGTGTCCCAGGCCGCCGACCAGGCGCAGCAGGCGGCAGTCGAGTACGCGCAGGTTCTCACCAGCATCGACGCTGCCAAGGTGGACGAGAACTTCGACCAGGTGCTCGACGGTGCCACCGGCGACTTCAAGGACATGTACTCGCAATCGAGCATGCAACTTCGCCAACTGCTCATCGACAACAAGGCCTCGGCCCACGGTGTCGTGGTCGAGTCGGCGGTCCAGTCCGCGACCAAGGACCGGGCAGTCGTGCTGCTGTTCGTCGACCAGTCGGTGTCCAATGCCAGTGTTCCGGATCCCCGTCTGGACCGGAGCCGCATCAAAATGACCATGCAGAATGTCGACGGACGTTGGCGTGCAGCCCAAGTCGAGCTCCCGTAG
- a CDS encoding MlaD family protein, with protein sequence MTVVGVIAIAVVAVLVGAMLTVRFADIGYRQYTARFLQAAALRPGNPITVAGIPVGEVTAMTLAGDHVEAQLKVRSDVALGQDSRATIKITTILGSRYLALQPAGSGGLPGDTFDIDHTEVPYDLQEALADVTTTYEQVDTDAFAQTLSILGGQMADVPAILPQALANTHTLATIIAGRRDQLGSLLQTTELVSNTLRQQQSTIGSLINQGNDLVGEFVMRRASFQSMLAALTNLVQTLSSIVVDDRPELEALLQNIGDLSGMVAQHDDLVRSTLQSGPVALRGLANATGTGNAVDLNASNGLLVDSWMCAISGRAKQFGMIEYYKDCK encoded by the coding sequence ATGACCGTGGTGGGCGTGATAGCGATCGCGGTGGTGGCCGTGCTCGTCGGCGCGATGCTCACGGTCCGGTTCGCCGATATCGGCTATCGCCAGTACACAGCTCGTTTCCTGCAGGCCGCGGCGCTGCGGCCCGGCAACCCGATCACCGTCGCGGGCATCCCGGTCGGCGAGGTCACCGCGATGACGCTGGCCGGTGACCACGTGGAGGCGCAGTTGAAGGTGCGCAGCGACGTCGCACTGGGACAGGACTCCCGCGCCACCATCAAGATCACCACGATTCTGGGGTCGCGGTACCTGGCATTGCAGCCCGCGGGCTCAGGGGGGCTCCCCGGCGACACCTTCGACATCGACCACACCGAGGTGCCCTACGACCTGCAAGAGGCCCTGGCCGATGTGACCACCACCTACGAGCAGGTGGACACCGATGCCTTCGCGCAGACGTTGAGCATCCTCGGCGGGCAGATGGCCGACGTACCCGCGATCCTGCCGCAGGCACTGGCCAACACCCACACCCTGGCAACGATCATCGCCGGCAGGCGCGACCAACTCGGATCATTGCTCCAAACCACCGAATTGGTGAGTAACACGCTGCGGCAACAGCAATCGACCATCGGATCATTGATCAACCAGGGCAACGATCTGGTCGGGGAGTTCGTGATGCGGCGGGCATCCTTCCAGTCGATGCTGGCGGCGCTGACCAACCTCGTCCAGACTCTCAGCAGCATCGTCGTCGACGATCGTCCGGAGCTGGAAGCGCTTCTGCAGAACATCGGCGACCTCTCGGGAATGGTCGCACAGCACGACGACCTGGTGCGCAGCACCCTGCAGTCCGGCCCGGTGGCGCTGCGAGGTCTGGCCAATGCCACCGGCACCGGCAACGCGGTCGACCTCAACGCTTCCAACGGCCTGCTGGTGGATTCATGGATGTGCGCGATCAGCGGCCGCGCAAAGCAATTCGGAATGATCGAGTACTACAAGGACTGCAAGTGA
- a CDS encoding TetR/AcrR family transcriptional regulator — MPTTAGLGTPRRRRPKDRKEQIARVAAEAFSELGYHGVSMEDIAGRVGVTAASLYRHYAGKYDLFQAAVLGLGQQLVDCTAFVDGVAFADSEISGSPEQAWDQMVAAMVDVALANRVSGGLYRWEGRFLKPGDQLTLNAQIKLVNRRLQRPMAHLRPELGSRQLAILSAAVLSVLGSVTDHRTQLPREQIHATLARVAKTVRDTDVPAGTGAPGTVAARPAVGAAAGEYEQILHHAKVLFHERGYRDTAMEDIAAAVGVTTSSMYRFFVGKSAILTAMYLRAADRVSGDTAGIVSAADNPRDAVEALVQAYVRRSFDDPELSYVYYAERVNVPSQDLFAIANIQRATVEAWARQISATTPGLSGGEARFIVHAGFSLSADMVRLLAHRQTKSARTTVCGLVLRALLGPAAPAEHARDKAN, encoded by the coding sequence ATGCCGACGACGGCCGGGCTCGGCACGCCACGCCGCCGCCGTCCGAAAGATCGCAAGGAACAGATCGCCCGCGTCGCCGCGGAGGCGTTCAGCGAACTGGGCTATCACGGTGTCAGCATGGAGGACATCGCCGGCCGGGTGGGCGTCACCGCTGCCTCGCTGTACCGCCACTACGCCGGGAAGTACGACCTCTTCCAGGCGGCCGTGCTGGGCTTGGGCCAGCAACTGGTCGACTGCACTGCGTTCGTCGACGGCGTTGCGTTCGCCGACAGCGAGATCAGCGGGTCGCCGGAACAGGCCTGGGACCAGATGGTCGCTGCGATGGTCGACGTCGCGCTGGCCAACCGGGTCAGCGGGGGCCTGTACCGGTGGGAGGGCCGATTCCTGAAACCCGGAGACCAGCTCACCCTCAACGCGCAGATCAAGCTGGTGAACCGCAGGCTGCAGCGTCCCATGGCGCATCTGCGCCCCGAACTGGGTTCCCGTCAGCTGGCGATATTGAGTGCGGCGGTGCTCAGCGTGCTGGGCAGCGTCACCGACCACCGCACGCAGCTGCCGCGCGAACAGATCCACGCGACGCTGGCCCGGGTTGCCAAGACCGTGCGCGACACCGACGTGCCGGCAGGAACGGGTGCGCCAGGAACCGTCGCGGCGCGACCGGCGGTGGGAGCGGCGGCCGGTGAATACGAGCAGATCTTGCACCACGCCAAGGTCCTCTTCCACGAGCGGGGATACCGCGACACCGCGATGGAGGACATCGCTGCAGCGGTCGGGGTCACCACGTCGAGCATGTACCGGTTCTTCGTCGGCAAGAGCGCCATCCTCACGGCGATGTATCTGCGTGCCGCTGACCGGGTTTCGGGTGATACGGCCGGCATCGTCAGTGCGGCAGACAATCCGCGTGATGCCGTGGAGGCGCTGGTGCAGGCGTACGTGCGGCGCAGCTTCGATGATCCCGAGCTCTCCTACGTCTACTACGCCGAACGCGTCAACGTACCCAGTCAAGATCTGTTCGCGATCGCCAACATTCAGCGCGCCACGGTGGAAGCGTGGGCCCGCCAGATCAGTGCGACGACACCGGGTCTGTCGGGCGGCGAGGCGCGATTCATCGTGCACGCCGGATTCTCGCTGAGCGCGGACATGGTGCGGTTACTCGCACATCGGCAGACCAAGAGCGCCCGGACGACGGTCTGCGGTCTGGTGCTGCGGGCGCTGCTGGGGCCCGCAGCGCCCGCAGAACACGCACGGGACAAAGCGAATTGA
- a CDS encoding MlaD family protein has product MARPAHSLADRVVAVVAAAHRRRSWLSAGALLLTLVVASAYLLVGALQVQPFSGTYRITVALPASAGLLPNQDVTMRGVPIGKVQRLDITAAGVNAVVDVASSIAIPESSQVKVSGLSAAGEQYLDFAAASDTGPYLTDGSMIAPGRATVPVGLAELLADSDGALAQVDPADLEMIRRELSLSDEGPQKLADIIDGGTFLLSTLDSVLPQTTSMLRTSRVVFTMVADKNAGIDVAAANLDETFAGVSRMQDGFRRLTDRTPGALNSVDNLFADNSDTMVQLLGSLTTTSQLLYVRVPALNALFPTYRTSVLDALGSVMHHSGLWATGDIYPRYACDYGTPRRPPSSADYPEPFLYTYCRDDHPGVLVRGAKNAPRPAGDDTAGPPPGADMGATTDPTPRGRFSIPTPYGGPTLPIEPPR; this is encoded by the coding sequence ATCGCCCGCCCGGCCCACAGCCTTGCCGACCGGGTGGTCGCCGTCGTCGCAGCCGCGCACCGCCGGCGGTCCTGGCTGTCGGCGGGCGCTCTGCTCCTGACTCTGGTGGTCGCCTCTGCCTATCTGCTGGTCGGTGCGCTTCAGGTGCAACCGTTTTCGGGCACGTACCGCATCACGGTGGCACTGCCGGCATCAGCGGGGCTGTTGCCCAACCAGGACGTCACGATGCGGGGAGTGCCGATCGGGAAGGTGCAGCGCCTCGACATCACCGCGGCGGGAGTCAACGCGGTCGTCGACGTGGCGTCGTCAATCGCCATCCCCGAGTCGTCTCAGGTGAAGGTATCGGGACTGTCAGCGGCCGGCGAGCAGTACCTCGATTTCGCCGCTGCCTCCGATACCGGTCCCTACCTGACCGACGGGAGCATGATCGCGCCGGGGCGGGCCACCGTTCCGGTCGGCCTGGCCGAGTTGCTGGCGGATTCCGACGGTGCGCTGGCGCAGGTGGACCCGGCCGACCTCGAGATGATCCGACGGGAGTTGAGCCTCAGTGACGAGGGGCCACAGAAACTCGCCGACATCATCGACGGCGGCACCTTCCTGCTCTCGACGTTGGACTCGGTACTGCCACAGACGACGAGCATGCTGCGGACCAGCCGGGTGGTGTTCACGATGGTCGCTGACAAGAACGCCGGGATCGACGTGGCCGCGGCCAATCTCGATGAGACGTTTGCCGGTGTCTCGCGGATGCAGGACGGCTTCCGGCGGCTGACCGACCGGACGCCCGGCGCCCTGAACTCCGTGGACAACCTGTTCGCCGACAACTCCGACACCATGGTGCAACTGCTCGGAAGCCTGACCACCACCTCGCAACTGCTGTATGTGCGGGTGCCGGCGCTGAACGCGTTGTTCCCCACCTACCGGACCTCGGTGCTGGACGCGCTCGGCAGCGTCATGCACCACAGCGGGCTGTGGGCCACCGGCGACATCTACCCGCGCTACGCCTGTGACTACGGCACGCCGCGGCGACCGCCGTCCTCGGCGGACTATCCGGAGCCGTTCCTGTACACCTACTGCCGCGACGACCACCCCGGAGTGCTGGTCCGCGGTGCCAAGAACGCGCCGCGGCCGGCCGGTGACGACACCGCCGGCCCGCCGCCCGGCGCCGATATGGGGGCGACGACGGACCCGACGCCTCGAGGACGCTTCAGCATTCCCACCCCGTACGGCGGCCCGACCCTGCCGATCGAACCACCTCGCTGA
- a CDS encoding MCE family protein codes for MCTVVMVLSGCATDGLASLPLPAPGSGGGGYTLTVVFTNALNLPANAKVRLAGADVGELESMVARDYTAVTTLRIRDGVQLPQGSTAELRSATPLGDVFVALKPPAQPQPGAALLADGDTIAVESTTAAATVESVLSSAAILVNGGAIRNFTNIINGMGKATGDQGQAFGALIRKTNHTLGTLNARSEQIETALSETSLLVDQIEAKNSAVSDVMDAAGPATQTLAAQATEITDLIQQVGATSEQLRKFPSVAGTDTSGRSVIADANEIAGTWNDVALTPDATLSALNRLMPPFVKSMTSNAISTRVSIDRLVLGSIPDIGFAGDTGLHGPKRYNWHQMVGSLRYTLFRLQEKIVGRGPAVPQIPVAPHPATPGEVLTPSPAPAPGPLPAEAPR; via the coding sequence ATGTGCACGGTGGTGATGGTGCTCTCCGGTTGCGCCACCGATGGTTTGGCCAGCCTGCCGTTGCCGGCGCCGGGTTCCGGTGGCGGCGGCTACACCCTGACCGTCGTGTTCACCAACGCCCTCAACCTGCCGGCCAATGCCAAGGTGAGATTGGCCGGCGCCGACGTCGGCGAGCTCGAGTCGATGGTCGCCCGTGATTACACCGCCGTGACGACACTGCGGATTCGCGACGGCGTACAGCTGCCCCAGGGCAGCACCGCCGAGCTGCGTTCGGCAACCCCGCTCGGTGACGTGTTCGTGGCTCTCAAGCCACCCGCGCAGCCACAACCAGGGGCGGCACTGCTCGCCGACGGGGACACCATCGCCGTCGAATCGACCACTGCCGCAGCCACTGTCGAGTCGGTGCTGAGCTCGGCGGCCATCCTGGTCAACGGGGGCGCGATCCGTAACTTCACCAACATCATCAACGGGATGGGCAAGGCAACCGGGGACCAGGGCCAGGCATTCGGGGCGTTGATCCGCAAGACCAACCACACCCTCGGCACGCTCAACGCACGATCCGAGCAGATCGAGACAGCACTGTCGGAAACCTCGCTTCTCGTCGACCAGATCGAGGCGAAGAACTCCGCGGTGAGCGACGTCATGGACGCCGCGGGTCCGGCGACCCAGACGTTGGCCGCGCAGGCGACCGAGATCACCGACCTGATTCAGCAGGTGGGGGCCACCAGTGAGCAACTACGGAAATTCCCCTCGGTCGCCGGCACCGACACCAGCGGACGTAGCGTCATCGCCGACGCCAACGAGATCGCCGGAACCTGGAATGACGTCGCCCTGACCCCCGACGCCACCCTCTCGGCACTGAACCGGCTGATGCCGCCGTTCGTCAAATCCATGACCAGCAACGCCATCTCGACCCGGGTCAGCATCGACCGCCTGGTGCTGGGTTCAATACCTGATATCGGATTCGCCGGCGACACCGGGCTGCACGGTCCCAAACGCTACAACTGGCACCAGATGGTGGGCTCGCTGCGGTACACGCTGTTCCGGTTGCAAGAGAAGATCGTCGGTCGCGGTCCCGCGGTGCCGCAGATACCGGTGGCGCCACATCCCGCCACCCCCGGCGAGGTCCTGACCCCCAGCCCGGCCCCCGCCCCGGGCCCGCTTCCCGCGGAGGCACCCCGGTGA
- the grcC1 gene encoding nonaprenyl/(2E,6E)-farnesyl/geranylgeranyl diphosphat synthase yields MRTPASVVAGVDFGDADLAASVRDGVSEIEQLMATELGKADELMSEAVHHLFLAGGKRFRPLFTVLSASLGPDPTNKDVIIAGAVIEMVHLATLYHDDVMDEAQVRRGAASANARWSNNIAILAGDYLFATASRLVSRLGPEAVLVIADTFAQLVTGQMRETRGAVEGVDPIEHYLKVVYEKTACLIAASGRFGATFSGADAEQVERLSRLGGIVGTAFQISDDIIDIDSDPDESGKVPGTDLREGVHTLPVLYALRETGPDAERLRELLAGPVEDDAAVAEALQLLRASAGMVAAKQKVLDYADQARQELAAMPDVVGRRAMESLVDYTVHRHG; encoded by the coding sequence GTGAGGACACCGGCGAGCGTGGTGGCGGGAGTGGATTTCGGCGACGCGGACCTAGCCGCGAGCGTGCGTGACGGCGTCTCGGAGATCGAGCAGCTGATGGCCACTGAGCTGGGCAAAGCTGACGAACTGATGTCCGAGGCGGTACATCATCTGTTCCTGGCCGGGGGCAAGCGGTTCCGTCCGCTGTTCACCGTGCTGTCAGCGTCGCTGGGGCCTGATCCGACCAACAAGGACGTGATCATCGCCGGCGCCGTCATCGAGATGGTGCACCTGGCCACGCTGTACCACGACGACGTGATGGACGAGGCTCAGGTGCGCCGCGGCGCCGCGAGCGCCAACGCGCGGTGGAGCAACAACATCGCCATCCTCGCCGGCGACTACCTGTTCGCTACGGCGTCGCGGCTGGTGTCGCGGCTCGGGCCGGAGGCCGTCCTGGTCATCGCCGACACCTTCGCTCAGCTCGTCACCGGGCAGATGCGGGAAACCCGCGGCGCGGTCGAGGGGGTGGACCCCATCGAGCACTACCTGAAGGTGGTCTACGAGAAGACCGCATGCCTGATCGCCGCGTCGGGACGCTTCGGCGCGACGTTCTCCGGCGCCGACGCCGAGCAGGTCGAGCGACTGTCGCGACTGGGCGGAATCGTCGGGACCGCCTTCCAGATCTCCGACGACATCATCGACATCGACAGCGATCCCGACGAGTCCGGCAAGGTGCCCGGCACCGATCTGCGGGAAGGTGTGCACACACTGCCGGTGCTCTACGCGTTGCGCGAAACCGGCCCGGACGCCGAGCGGCTGCGTGAACTGCTCGCCGGCCCCGTCGAGGACGATGCGGCCGTCGCCGAGGCGTTGCAGTTGCTGCGTGCCTCGGCCGGCATGGTCGCGGCCAAGCAGAAGGTGCTCGATTACGCCGACCAGGCGCGCCAGGAGCTGGCGGCCATGCCCGATGTCGTCGGCCGCCGCGCGATGGAGTCGCTGGTCGACTACACCGTGCACCGCCACGGCTGA
- a CDS encoding MCE family protein, whose amino-acid sequence MNRRRWLALLTGAAVLTAMVVAAGWSALSDRLNTITVTAQFDSAAGLYEGNTVAVLGMPVGTVTKISPKAGYVDVEFTVSEDVALPADVQAVTISNSILTDRQIELTPPYRGGEKLRNHDTIGLHRTRTPVEFARVLDVLDKLSASLRGDGRGNGPVADIVTASAHIAEGNGQQMKDALGELSEALRLSSDRGQLTRDQLTTIIDNLSSLFQAAADNDATLREFGSTVRQLSQILADENLGTGTTGKKLTAVIDQVGQILDTHRDTIKNVVLNGNTALKTTVDHQRDLAEFLDLTPMTLDNLYNAVDQTNGSLRVRVLTDKVLFDTQTVKEMCNLMGLRQLGCSTGTLQDFGPDFGLTYVLDGLAAMGQK is encoded by the coding sequence GTGAACAGACGCAGATGGCTGGCCCTGCTGACCGGGGCTGCGGTGCTTACGGCGATGGTGGTCGCCGCCGGCTGGTCGGCACTGAGCGACCGGCTCAACACCATCACGGTGACGGCCCAGTTCGACAGCGCCGCAGGTCTTTACGAGGGAAATACGGTGGCGGTGCTGGGCATGCCGGTGGGCACGGTGACCAAGATCAGCCCGAAGGCGGGATACGTCGATGTCGAGTTCACCGTGTCCGAGGACGTCGCGCTGCCCGCCGACGTCCAGGCGGTCACGATCTCGAACTCGATCCTGACCGACCGCCAGATCGAGTTGACACCGCCTTACCGCGGCGGGGAGAAACTGCGCAACCACGACACCATCGGTCTGCACCGCACCCGCACGCCGGTGGAATTCGCCCGGGTGCTCGACGTCCTGGACAAGCTGTCGGCCTCACTTCGCGGTGACGGCCGCGGCAACGGGCCCGTCGCCGACATCGTCACCGCCAGCGCCCACATCGCCGAGGGCAACGGCCAGCAGATGAAGGACGCGCTGGGTGAGCTGTCCGAAGCGCTGCGGTTGAGCTCCGACCGTGGTCAACTCACCCGTGACCAGCTGACCACCATCATCGACAACCTCAGCTCGCTGTTCCAGGCGGCGGCCGACAATGATGCCACCTTGCGTGAATTCGGCTCCACGGTACGCCAACTCAGCCAGATTCTGGCCGACGAAAACCTGGGCACCGGCACCACCGGAAAGAAGCTCACCGCGGTGATCGATCAGGTGGGTCAGATCCTGGACACCCATCGCGACACGATCAAGAACGTCGTGCTCAACGGCAACACCGCGTTGAAGACCACGGTCGATCATCAACGTGATCTCGCGGAGTTTCTCGACCTGACCCCGATGACGCTGGACAACCTGTACAACGCCGTCGACCAGACCAACGGGTCGCTTCGGGTTCGCGTGCTCACCGACAAGGTGCTCTTCGACACCCAGACGGTCAAGGAGATGTGCAACCTGATGGGGTTACGCCAACTCGGCTGCAGCACCGGCACATTGCAGGACTTCGGGCCCGACTTCGGATTGACCTACGTTCTGGACGGTCTTGCGGCGATGGGGCAGAAGTGA
- a CDS encoding oxygenase MpaB family protein codes for MAPQDDTGSTREIDDRHPPVTAPRLDADSLLWRWAGDMRIAFEGGTAGLLQTMHPAIGQGLIDHSDFFDDPVDRVFRSLPGILGTVYEGPTAGATGAAVRDFHRDIKGTMPGGDRYHALTPETFWWAHATFQRMVDRLAQHWERTPLSDGDSEQLYAEGCQWYRRYGVTDTVVPPDRAAFEREVDRYCREVLQPNAASDYLIEFINRRAIPDMSAAPDYPSHPRLRPLADRLLPTLPVRAALAPPMRLVIFGGLPPLVRERFGIRWTLVDEGAYRAIRRSISSTWAMVPPSLKWYPAAQQGWLRERGALPWRF; via the coding sequence ATGGCCCCACAAGACGACACGGGCAGCACCCGGGAGATCGATGACCGGCACCCGCCGGTGACAGCGCCGCGATTGGACGCCGATTCGCTGCTGTGGCGGTGGGCGGGGGACATGCGCATCGCCTTCGAAGGTGGGACAGCGGGTCTGCTGCAGACCATGCACCCCGCCATCGGACAGGGCCTCATCGACCACTCCGACTTCTTCGACGATCCCGTCGACCGGGTGTTCCGTTCTCTGCCCGGCATTTTGGGCACGGTGTACGAGGGGCCGACGGCCGGTGCCACCGGCGCTGCGGTCAGGGACTTCCACCGCGACATCAAGGGGACGATGCCCGGCGGTGACCGTTACCACGCGTTGACCCCGGAGACATTCTGGTGGGCGCATGCCACGTTCCAGCGGATGGTCGACCGGCTGGCCCAGCACTGGGAGCGGACCCCGCTGAGCGACGGCGACAGCGAGCAACTCTATGCCGAGGGCTGCCAGTGGTACCGCCGGTACGGCGTCACCGACACGGTGGTGCCGCCGGACCGCGCGGCGTTCGAACGCGAGGTGGACCGGTACTGCCGAGAGGTGCTGCAGCCCAACGCGGCGTCGGACTATCTGATTGAGTTCATCAACCGGCGCGCGATCCCCGACATGAGCGCCGCACCGGACTACCCGTCGCACCCGCGGCTGCGCCCCCTGGCCGACCGACTGCTGCCGACGCTGCCGGTGCGGGCGGCCCTGGCACCGCCGATGCGGTTGGTGATCTTCGGCGGGTTGCCGCCGCTGGTGCGGGAGCGGTTCGGGATCCGCTGGACCCTCGTCGACGAAGGCGCGTATCGCGCCATCCGCAGGTCGATCTCCTCGACCTGGGCGATGGTCCCGCCGTCGCTGAAGTGGTATCCCGCCGCGCAGCAGGGGTGGCTTCGCGAGCGGGGCGCCCTACCGTGGCGCTTCTGA
- a CDS encoding mannan-binding protein, with product MTTVRPAVAAALLAVATTLATTLASAAPAYASATTFCGDLGGAWDGAYCRTVVVSPRQAVRDIKVALPQDIIDDPVAGPVVRSYLSELVGNWRRVGQTMVADSWGEANVEVFRRTNTVSVVFRETYHADGPDFNNAYRAFTFGNGRRLELADVVRDGVDPLAAIAESAAPFVVQALDAAAPQHHPGTYPFVLDRWSPDKVYSGGYRAWALTPDELILYLPDYPVGHDTPLDFTPGIMQWSMDGGTVQAHVPLTALAAVLRPEFA from the coding sequence ATGACAACCGTTCGGCCGGCCGTCGCCGCTGCGTTACTGGCCGTGGCGACCACGTTGGCGACCACGCTGGCGAGCGCTGCGCCGGCCTACGCGAGCGCGACGACATTCTGCGGCGACCTCGGCGGCGCGTGGGACGGCGCGTATTGCCGCACCGTCGTGGTGTCGCCGCGTCAGGCCGTTCGTGACATCAAGGTCGCCCTGCCGCAGGACATCATCGATGACCCCGTCGCCGGCCCGGTTGTGCGTTCCTATCTCAGCGAACTGGTCGGCAATTGGCGCAGGGTCGGGCAGACCATGGTCGCTGACAGCTGGGGCGAGGCCAATGTAGAGGTGTTCCGTCGTACGAACACGGTTTCGGTGGTCTTCCGCGAGACCTACCACGCAGACGGGCCCGACTTCAACAACGCCTACCGGGCTTTCACCTTCGGTAACGGTCGTCGATTGGAGCTCGCCGACGTGGTGCGCGACGGTGTGGACCCACTGGCTGCCATCGCAGAATCGGCCGCACCGTTCGTCGTGCAGGCCCTCGACGCCGCGGCACCCCAGCATCACCCGGGCACCTACCCGTTCGTCCTCGACCGGTGGTCACCGGACAAGGTGTACTCCGGGGGATACCGGGCCTGGGCGTTGACTCCTGACGAACTCATCCTCTACCTGCCGGATTATCCGGTGGGCCATGACACGCCACTCGATTTCACCCCCGGCATCATGCAATGGTCGATGGACGGCGGCACCGTGCAGGCACACGTCCCGTTGACCGCGCTCGCGGCAGTCCTGCGGCCCGAGTTCGCTTGA
- the menJ gene encoding menaquinone reductase, translating to MQPAPARGADVVIVGAGPAGSAAAAWAARAGRDVTVIDAATFPRDKACGDGLTPRAVAELERLGLGPWLDDHIRHVGLRMSGFGSAVEVPWPGPSFPATGSAVPRTELDDRVRQVAADSGASMLLGVKAVDVEHDSTGKVAAVVLGDGRRVTCRELIVADGARSTLGRVLGRQWHQETVYGVAGRAYLRSPRADEPWIHSDLELRSVDGAVLPGYGWIFPLGNGEVNIGVGALATSKRPADIALKPLIKHYTALKSQEWGFEGEPRAVSSALLPMGGAVSGVAGPNWMLIGDAAACINPLNGEGIDYGMETGRLAAELLGTGDLSCVWPAVLQSHYGKGFSVARRLALLLTIPRFLPLTGPVAMRSTTLMGIAVRVMGNLVTDDDADCIARVWRTAGAGSRRLDRRKPFT from the coding sequence ATGCAACCCGCACCCGCCAGAGGCGCAGATGTGGTGATCGTCGGCGCCGGTCCGGCCGGTTCGGCCGCCGCGGCGTGGGCTGCGCGCGCCGGCCGGGACGTCACCGTGATCGACGCAGCGACGTTCCCGCGCGACAAGGCCTGCGGCGACGGGCTGACCCCGCGGGCGGTGGCGGAGCTGGAGCGCCTCGGCCTCGGACCGTGGCTCGACGACCACATCCGCCACGTCGGGCTGCGGATGTCGGGGTTCGGCTCGGCGGTCGAGGTGCCCTGGCCCGGACCGTCGTTTCCGGCGACGGGCTCGGCGGTGCCGCGCACCGAACTCGACGACCGGGTTCGTCAGGTGGCCGCGGATTCCGGGGCGTCGATGCTGCTTGGCGTGAAAGCCGTTGACGTGGAACATGATTCGACGGGCAAAGTGGCTGCGGTGGTACTCGGGGACGGCCGGCGGGTGACGTGCCGGGAACTGATCGTCGCCGACGGGGCCCGCTCCACCCTGGGTCGTGTGCTGGGCCGGCAGTGGCACCAGGAGACGGTCTACGGCGTGGCCGGCCGGGCGTATCTGCGCTCACCACGCGCCGACGAGCCGTGGATCCACTCCGACCTGGAACTGCGGTCCGTCGACGGCGCCGTGCTGCCCGGCTACGGCTGGATCTTCCCGCTGGGCAATGGCGAGGTGAACATCGGCGTCGGCGCCCTGGCCACCTCCAAGCGGCCCGCCGATATCGCGCTGAAACCCCTGATCAAGCACTACACCGCGCTGAAGTCCCAGGAGTGGGGGTTCGAAGGCGAACCGCGGGCGGTGTCATCGGCGCTACTGCCGATGGGCGGCGCGGTCTCGGGGGTGGCGGGGCCGAACTGGATGCTGATCGGCGACGCCGCCGCCTGCATCAACCCGTTGAACGGTGAAGGCATCGACTACGGCATGGAGACCGGGCGACTGGCCGCCGAACTGCTGGGCACCGGCGACCTGTCCTGCGTGTGGCCTGCGGTGCTGCAGTCGCACTACGGCAAGGGGTTCTCGGTGGCGCGACGGCTGGCCCTGTTGTTGACGATCCCGCGGTTCCTGCCGCTGACGGGGCCGGTGGCCATGCGGTCGACGACGCTGATGGGGATCGCGGTCCGGGTGATGGGCAACCTGGTGACCGACGATGACGCCGACTGTATCGCCCGGGTGTGGCGGACCGCCGGTGCCGGTTCGCGACGACTGGACCGCCGCAAGCCGTTCACCTGA